Proteins from a genomic interval of Erwinia sp. SLM-02:
- a CDS encoding ClpP-like prohead protease/major capsid protein fusion protein gives MKNRTTRRPKASVRNSPGQSWFRMQATENSQADIFIYDEIGYWGVTAKQFVNDLRALGDITHINLHINSPGGDVFDGIAIFNALKHHGAAITVHIDGLAASMASVIAMVGNPVIMPENTMMMIHKPWGFAGGDANDMRDYADLLDKVESVLIPAYVEKTGKSSEEIAAMLEDETWLDGRECLALGFADQVTPSLQAMACIHSKRIEEFEKMPKSIRNMVTPPRANAPRDPQQPPVQQPPVTQPTAADETAIRAQILAEQKERVNGINNLFAMFGGKHSDLQAQCVADVECSVDSAKDQLLAALGKVASPSAKNAPVHIHAGNGNFVADGIRQALMSRAGFENREKDNVYNGMTLREYARMALTENGIGVASYNPMQMVGLALTHSTSDFGNILLDVANKALLQGWEEAAETFEQWTKKGQLSDFKTAHRVGMGGFPSLRQVREGAEYKYVTTGDKGETIALATYGEIFSVTRQAIINDDLNQLTDVPMKMGRAAKATIGDLVYAVLTKNPKMSDGKAIFHTDHKNLSAGAISVASLDDARKLMRLQKEGERSLNIRPAFMLVPVALETQASQTIKSASVKGADVNAGIINPIQNFATVIAEARLDDVDAKAWYLTAAQGTDTIEVAYLNGVDTPYIDQQEGFSTDGIATKVRIDAGVAPLDYRGLVKSSGQ, from the coding sequence ATGAAAAACCGGACGACCCGCCGTCCGAAAGCCAGCGTAAGAAATAGTCCGGGTCAGTCGTGGTTTCGCATGCAGGCCACGGAAAACAGCCAGGCGGATATTTTTATTTATGACGAGATTGGCTACTGGGGAGTAACAGCAAAACAGTTTGTTAACGACCTCAGGGCGCTGGGCGATATCACCCACATCAACCTGCATATCAACTCTCCTGGTGGCGATGTCTTTGACGGCATCGCCATTTTTAATGCTCTGAAGCACCACGGCGCGGCCATCACTGTGCATATCGACGGGCTTGCAGCCTCTATGGCATCGGTCATTGCGATGGTGGGAAACCCGGTCATCATGCCGGAAAACACCATGATGATGATCCATAAGCCCTGGGGCTTTGCGGGTGGTGATGCAAACGACATGCGTGACTACGCCGATCTGCTCGATAAAGTGGAGTCCGTTCTGATCCCTGCGTATGTCGAAAAAACGGGCAAGTCCAGCGAAGAGATTGCCGCGATGCTGGAGGATGAAACCTGGCTGGATGGCCGTGAGTGTCTTGCTCTGGGGTTCGCCGATCAGGTAACGCCATCCCTGCAGGCGATGGCCTGTATTCATTCAAAACGTATTGAGGAATTTGAAAAAATGCCAAAAAGCATTCGTAACATGGTTACTCCACCGCGCGCTAACGCACCGCGTGACCCGCAGCAGCCGCCAGTTCAGCAGCCTCCTGTCACCCAGCCTACAGCCGCTGATGAGACTGCAATTCGCGCCCAAATCCTGGCCGAACAAAAAGAACGTGTGAACGGTATTAATAACCTGTTCGCCATGTTCGGCGGTAAGCATTCCGATCTGCAGGCGCAGTGTGTGGCGGATGTTGAGTGTTCAGTCGATTCGGCTAAGGACCAGCTCCTGGCCGCGCTCGGTAAAGTCGCCTCACCGTCCGCCAAAAATGCGCCGGTTCACATTCACGCTGGCAACGGTAACTTTGTGGCTGACGGTATTCGTCAGGCGCTGATGTCCCGCGCTGGTTTCGAAAACCGTGAAAAAGATAACGTTTATAACGGCATGACCCTGCGCGAATACGCCCGTATGGCGCTGACCGAAAACGGGATCGGCGTGGCCAGTTACAACCCGATGCAGATGGTCGGGCTGGCGCTGACCCACAGCACCTCTGATTTTGGCAATATCCTGCTGGATGTGGCAAATAAGGCGCTGCTGCAGGGCTGGGAAGAAGCCGCAGAAACCTTTGAGCAGTGGACCAAGAAAGGTCAGTTGTCTGACTTTAAAACAGCTCACCGTGTCGGTATGGGTGGCTTCCCGTCACTTCGTCAGGTTCGTGAAGGTGCTGAGTACAAATATGTCACTACCGGCGATAAGGGCGAAACCATCGCGCTGGCCACCTACGGTGAGATTTTCTCTGTCACCCGTCAGGCGATCATTAACGATGACCTGAACCAGCTGACTGATGTGCCGATGAAGATGGGCCGCGCTGCAAAAGCCACCATCGGCGATCTGGTTTACGCGGTGCTGACCAAAAACCCGAAAATGTCAGATGGGAAAGCTATTTTCCATACTGACCACAAAAACCTGTCAGCCGGTGCTATTTCCGTCGCCAGCCTGGACGATGCCCGAAAGCTGATGCGCCTGCAGAAAGAAGGTGAGCGCTCCCTGAATATTCGGCCTGCTTTTATGCTGGTTCCGGTGGCGCTGGAAACTCAGGCAAGCCAGACCATCAAGTCAGCCAGTGTTAAAGGGGCTGATGTTAATGCGGGTATTATTAACCCGATTCAGAACTTCGCCACCGTCATCGCCGAAGCGCGCCTTGATGATGTGGATGCAAAAGCCTGGTATCTGACTGCGGCGCAGGGCACTGACACCATCGAGGTGGCCTACCTGAACGGCGTTGATACCCCGTACATCGATCAGCAGGAAGGTTTCTCAACCGACGGCATTGCGACCAAAGTGCGTATCGATGCCGGTGTCGCTCCGCTTGATTATCGCGGCCTAGTGAAATCCTCCGGCCAGTAA
- a CDS encoding capsid cement protein — MAKNFVQEGKTIPLVNTGTTEIASGEVVVVGESVAVAIADIAPGFTGDGFAEGVFLLPKLTADSIAAGVKVYFNAGLIQLPDEDASNAVYAGVAWGAAGAGETVVEVKINA; from the coding sequence ATGGCTAAGAACTTTGTGCAGGAAGGGAAAACCATCCCTCTGGTGAATACCGGGACGACTGAAATCGCCAGTGGCGAGGTCGTTGTTGTGGGTGAGTCGGTCGCTGTGGCAATCGCGGATATTGCACCCGGATTCACCGGCGATGGTTTTGCTGAAGGTGTTTTCCTTCTGCCTAAATTAACCGCTGACAGCATTGCTGCAGGCGTGAAGGTGTATTTCAACGCCGGACTGATTCAGCTTCCCGATGAAGATGCCAGCAATGCGGTATATGCCGGTGTTGCCTGGGGTGCTGCAGGTGCAGGTGAAACTGTTGTTGAAGTGAAGATCAATGCCTAA
- a CDS encoding phage tail protein, protein MVGELSIQGLEELKGQLNSLSRTAVPRASAQAINRVASRAVSRSTARVSRNTKVPRRLVRGRVRLVKASLNNPKATLRVRRNNLPAIALGKASVRKPRGKSAVLKIGPFTFPGGFIQQLANGRVHVLRRTEKSRYPIEVVKIPMAVPLTEAYTDEVNKLMETDMPKELSAALNNQMRVLYFR, encoded by the coding sequence ATGGTTGGCGAATTATCCATTCAGGGGCTTGAAGAGCTGAAAGGCCAGCTTAACAGTCTCAGTCGAACCGCGGTCCCACGCGCATCAGCTCAGGCGATCAACCGCGTTGCCAGTCGCGCAGTGAGTCGAAGCACTGCACGGGTATCGCGTAACACCAAAGTCCCGCGTCGGCTGGTTCGAGGGCGTGTCCGGCTGGTAAAAGCCAGCTTGAACAATCCGAAAGCAACATTAAGGGTGAGACGTAACAACCTGCCTGCCATCGCGCTGGGCAAGGCCAGCGTGCGTAAGCCTCGTGGTAAATCCGCTGTGCTGAAAATCGGGCCTTTCACTTTCCCTGGGGGATTCATACAGCAACTGGCTAACGGACGCGTACATGTGCTGCGCAGGACGGAGAAAAGCCGTTACCCGATCGAGGTAGTGAAAATCCCAATGGCTGTACCGCTGACAGAAGCATACACGGATGAAGTGAATAAACTCATGGAAACCGATATGCCTAAAGAGCTTTCAGCGGCACTGAACAATCAGATGAGGGTTCTGTATTTCCGATGA
- the gpU gene encoding phage tail terminator protein: MKKHIEIRQAALAAIKASLAENGGADVVIFDGRPGFIDAKDLPAVAVYITDAEVAEDIGSFCENAWAAVLHVEVFLKAVSPDTDLDIRTDQLYRAVSESEALSALLITFTPQGYDYQRDEEMMTWGSSDFRTAITYTP; encoded by the coding sequence ATGAAAAAGCATATTGAAATTCGTCAGGCTGCTCTGGCGGCAATTAAGGCTTCACTGGCAGAAAACGGTGGCGCAGACGTGGTTATCTTTGACGGTCGTCCGGGATTTATTGACGCCAAAGATTTACCGGCTGTCGCTGTGTATATCACTGATGCCGAGGTGGCGGAGGATATCGGGTCATTCTGTGAAAATGCATGGGCAGCAGTTCTGCATGTTGAGGTGTTCCTAAAAGCAGTTAGCCCCGATACCGATCTGGATATCCGCACCGATCAGCTGTACCGCGCCGTGTCAGAGTCGGAAGCGCTTTCAGCGCTGCTTATCACCTTTACCCCGCAGGGATACGACTACCAGCGTGATGAAGAAATGATGACGTGGGGATCGTCCGATTTCCGCACTGCCATTACCTACACGCCTTAA
- a CDS encoding immunoglobulin domain-containing protein → MSAVFERAQKTVVMITSAPVTVEGLAAATWLNLSCTLKQASFTAGQKNDIDVTVLCSDETENINGLPAPAEMSLSGNFSRNPGQDALRDAYDNDGVYGFKVVFPSGNGFLMRAEVRQHTWDSQANSVIAATFSLRLKGKPTKIDATGILAFVTDLSAALTVAAGSALSMSVIAAGGTAPYSYVWKKGAATVSGQTTATFSKASAVSGDAGTYSCIVTDSAVPPNVITSADCIVTIN, encoded by the coding sequence ATGTCAGCAGTATTTGAACGTGCACAAAAAACGGTGGTGATGATCACCTCTGCACCGGTAACAGTGGAGGGGTTGGCAGCGGCTACCTGGCTTAATCTGAGCTGCACACTGAAGCAGGCAAGTTTCACCGCCGGTCAGAAAAATGATATTGACGTTACCGTGCTCTGCTCGGACGAAACGGAAAATATCAATGGCCTTCCTGCTCCCGCAGAAATGTCGCTTTCCGGGAACTTCTCACGAAACCCTGGGCAGGATGCCCTGCGTGATGCCTATGACAACGACGGTGTTTACGGGTTTAAGGTGGTATTCCCGTCGGGTAATGGCTTCCTGATGCGTGCCGAAGTACGACAGCATACCTGGGATTCTCAGGCCAACAGCGTTATCGCGGCAACGTTCTCCCTTCGCCTGAAAGGTAAGCCGACCAAAATCGATGCCACTGGCATCCTGGCGTTCGTTACTGACCTTTCTGCTGCTCTGACTGTTGCAGCTGGAAGTGCGCTGAGCATGAGTGTTATCGCTGCTGGTGGCACTGCACCTTACAGCTATGTCTGGAAAAAGGGTGCGGCAACCGTCAGCGGTCAGACGACTGCCACGTTCAGCAAGGCCAGCGCCGTATCGGGTGATGCCGGGACTTACTCCTGTATTGTCACCGACTCAGCAGTACCACCAAACGTGATCACGTCTGCTGATTGCATCGTCACCATTAACTAA
- a CDS encoding phage tail assembly chaperone, whose product MAKTNIKALALAPMAGFRTKEVSVPEWSDAKVVVREPSAEAWIRWQDASKTENTETETVAEKVRRNLRSDTALFISVLLDPDMQQVFTYEESEQVEANYGPVHSRLLKQALALITEADDAKAK is encoded by the coding sequence ATGGCTAAAACTAATATCAAAGCACTGGCGCTGGCTCCAATGGCTGGCTTCAGAACAAAAGAAGTCTCCGTTCCTGAATGGAGCGATGCGAAGGTTGTTGTTCGTGAACCGTCGGCAGAAGCCTGGATTCGCTGGCAAGATGCTTCAAAGACTGAAAATACCGAAACCGAAACTGTTGCTGAAAAGGTCCGTCGTAATCTGCGTAGCGACACAGCGTTATTTATCAGTGTCCTGCTTGATCCTGACATGCAGCAGGTGTTTACGTACGAAGAGTCCGAACAGGTTGAAGCGAACTATGGCCCTGTCCACTCTCGCTTGCTTAAGCAGGCTCTGGCCCTCATCACTGAAGCTGACGACGCCAAAGCAAAGTAA
- a CDS encoding phage tail assembly protein T has translation MSLALRMGRTLGELRQSMTANELMMWAEYDRLSPIGDVRGDILAAQIVSAAYGAQGAKVSIEDSLIQWSDDSGSAENEADPFAALEAALLNAV, from the coding sequence ATGTCACTGGCATTGCGAATGGGCCGCACGCTGGGCGAATTGCGGCAAAGCATGACCGCGAACGAATTAATGATGTGGGCCGAGTATGATCGGCTTAGCCCGATTGGTGATGTGCGTGGTGACATTCTTGCCGCACAGATAGTATCGGCAGCATATGGCGCTCAGGGGGCCAAGGTATCAATCGAGGATTCACTGATCCAGTGGAGTGATGACAGCGGTAGTGCTGAAAATGAGGCCGATCCGTTCGCCGCACTGGAGGCTGCACTGCTTAATGCAGTATGA
- a CDS encoding YebO family protein → MDPIFIVFGVLGWFINILIVFYLIRFAVKADEQVEALKQINKKQDAQIDLLIKIAHQNGNN, encoded by the coding sequence ATGGACCCGATTTTTATCGTTTTTGGTGTTTTGGGTTGGTTTATCAATATTTTGATTGTTTTTTATTTAATTCGATTTGCAGTGAAAGCGGATGAGCAGGTCGAAGCTCTAAAGCAAATTAATAAAAAACAAGATGCGCAAATTGATTTGTTGATAAAAATAGCCCACCAAAACGGAAATAATTAA
- a CDS encoding phage tail tape measure protein translates to MSDLRELIIKISANSQSFQSELQRASRMGQDYNRIMQNGSRQASISARESQRAISSVADQLNETRSMALMASGALAGAFATSNLIRLADSYNSLSARIKLATTDATDFSSAQKGLMAISQQTGSAFADNASLFSRASSSLREWGYGTQDILKLTDALANGLQVSGASAEETSSLIVQLSQALGRGVLRGQDFNSVAQSGQRIMKALAEGMGVAQKDLKAMADTGQLTTDRIVPALISQLDKLKSEFNEMPNSVSAASTRIQNAFMEWVGGANQASGATATISGVMDTAAEHVDTIAIAAGALVAVGVARYFGNWTNSIKTNTGELLKNYQLQVNAASAQLNAAQMTQRKASANAESAVSAYNLARAEANVAKGTSASAFASQNLIQKRREMIAANAALVISNRAVAASQTVLNQTTSTWALLGKGVSGMLSIVGGVPGAVMLGVGAWYAVYQSQERARESAIQYANTIDQVKDNLKSMSQVQITENWGQANLSLDAQNYNIEKQKLAVAELSNQLYNAKLAAKGAAEGTWLYNDASEKSATFAARLAVEEGRLDQMLKKRQQTQDLITDITTAAINKTIEMTGAISSLADVYDRLNKVTHQTTLLSPPSFPGMALPELDDKQQAAVTRMERNRIRSGLKGIDLTRQEAQWDIEDQKLPPGWAQRYMSDAEKAFRQTEENKPKAKGPKGEVEKTEDVYKRLIKQQQEQIALASQNTELAKVKYQVTQGELASLEKAKKETLLQNAALIDQKNIAEQYQSFRDGLANTNEVARNRGNIDFLGAGMGDKARDRMKEMEDIRADFTQQQNELQRDFSRGQISGDLYKKQTEALKEALEERLEIQKEYYKKTDEQMSNWRGGVTDALLNYADQASDLSSVAASATSEILNNTTSSIASNMTSVLTGAQTFKEGMSGIFTSLGETVIQTMIQMATQALVTKAIMASFGGGGGLFGGLLGGLGSSASGAGAMGMSTSFTAYANAKGGVYDSPSLSSFSNGVYSTPQYFAFGKGAGVFGEAGPEAIMPLTRGADGSLGVRAIGRQSAAVDAAAKQIESQPRMAVSIDARSTFTGKPDDATLLAIDKRNEVMAKRIVDSLTAEVIKPQKGFGRAIYSNLQSKKPN, encoded by the coding sequence ATGAGCGATCTCCGTGAATTAATAATCAAAATTTCTGCTAACTCTCAATCCTTTCAGTCGGAACTACAGAGAGCATCACGCATGGGGCAGGATTATAACCGCATCATGCAAAACGGTAGTAGGCAAGCATCAATATCAGCCAGAGAATCCCAAAGGGCTATATCTTCAGTTGCTGATCAGTTAAATGAAACGCGATCGATGGCTCTCATGGCGTCTGGAGCACTTGCCGGTGCATTTGCTACGTCTAACCTCATTAGACTTGCGGATTCATACAACTCACTCTCTGCTCGTATTAAGCTGGCTACAACAGATGCCACGGACTTTTCATCTGCGCAAAAAGGACTAATGGCAATAAGCCAACAAACAGGATCAGCCTTTGCTGATAACGCCTCGCTCTTTAGTCGTGCATCCTCTTCGTTAAGAGAATGGGGCTATGGCACGCAAGATATTCTAAAACTAACTGATGCGTTAGCGAATGGCTTACAGGTGTCCGGTGCTTCTGCAGAAGAAACCTCATCGCTTATTGTGCAACTCTCCCAAGCGTTAGGTCGTGGTGTATTGCGCGGGCAGGACTTCAATTCGGTAGCTCAGTCTGGCCAGCGAATTATGAAAGCCCTTGCCGAAGGTATGGGGGTAGCCCAAAAAGACCTTAAAGCAATGGCTGACACAGGTCAGTTGACGACTGACAGGATTGTCCCGGCCCTGATTAGCCAATTAGATAAACTGAAATCGGAATTCAATGAGATGCCCAATAGCGTAAGCGCTGCATCAACCCGGATTCAGAATGCTTTTATGGAATGGGTAGGTGGGGCCAATCAGGCTAGCGGTGCAACTGCTACTATTTCAGGTGTCATGGATACTGCTGCAGAGCATGTTGATACGATTGCTATCGCAGCAGGTGCGCTGGTAGCAGTGGGTGTGGCGCGTTATTTTGGTAACTGGACAAATAGCATTAAGACTAATACTGGTGAGTTACTTAAAAACTACCAGCTTCAAGTTAATGCAGCATCAGCGCAGCTGAATGCAGCTCAGATGACGCAAAGAAAAGCTTCTGCTAATGCTGAATCAGCTGTATCTGCTTATAACTTGGCAAGGGCAGAGGCTAATGTTGCTAAAGGGACGAGCGCTTCTGCGTTTGCCTCTCAAAATCTAATTCAAAAAAGAAGAGAAATGATTGCCGCCAATGCCGCCTTAGTTATTTCTAACAGGGCTGTTGCTGCATCTCAAACAGTATTAAATCAAACGACATCAACTTGGGCCCTGCTAGGTAAAGGTGTTTCTGGAATGCTTTCCATCGTCGGTGGGGTTCCCGGCGCTGTCATGTTAGGAGTGGGCGCTTGGTATGCAGTTTATCAAAGCCAAGAGCGAGCTCGCGAGTCTGCTATTCAGTATGCAAACACCATCGATCAGGTTAAAGATAACCTGAAGTCAATGTCTCAAGTGCAAATAACTGAAAACTGGGGGCAAGCCAACCTCTCTTTAGATGCGCAAAATTATAATATTGAGAAACAGAAACTCGCTGTGGCTGAGCTTTCAAATCAGCTTTACAACGCTAAACTCGCGGCAAAGGGCGCTGCTGAAGGGACATGGCTTTATAACGATGCAAGCGAAAAATCAGCTACTTTTGCAGCAAGGCTAGCTGTTGAGGAAGGTCGTCTCGATCAGATGCTTAAGAAACGACAGCAGACCCAGGATTTAATCACGGACATCACAACTGCGGCAATAAATAAAACTATTGAAATGACCGGAGCAATTAGCTCACTAGCTGATGTGTATGATCGTCTGAATAAAGTAACACATCAAACAACCTTGCTTAGCCCCCCATCCTTTCCAGGAATGGCGTTGCCAGAACTTGATGATAAGCAACAGGCCGCTGTAACAAGAATGGAGCGGAATAGAATACGTAGTGGCCTTAAGGGTATTGACCTGACAAGGCAGGAGGCTCAGTGGGACATTGAAGATCAAAAGCTCCCACCTGGATGGGCTCAGCGTTATATGAGCGATGCAGAGAAAGCCTTTAGGCAAACCGAGGAAAATAAACCGAAAGCTAAAGGGCCTAAAGGGGAGGTCGAGAAAACCGAGGATGTTTATAAGCGACTAATTAAGCAACAGCAGGAGCAAATTGCATTAGCCAGCCAGAATACCGAGTTGGCAAAGGTTAAGTACCAGGTTACTCAGGGTGAACTGGCCTCTCTGGAAAAAGCTAAAAAAGAGACGCTTCTTCAAAATGCCGCGCTTATCGATCAGAAAAATATTGCGGAACAATATCAGTCTTTCCGTGATGGTCTTGCCAACACAAATGAGGTAGCGCGAAACCGCGGGAATATTGATTTCCTTGGCGCGGGGATGGGTGATAAAGCCCGTGACCGCATGAAGGAGATGGAAGATATACGGGCTGACTTTACCCAACAGCAAAATGAGCTTCAACGCGATTTCAGTCGTGGTCAGATTTCCGGGGACCTCTACAAGAAACAAACTGAGGCACTGAAGGAGGCTCTGGAAGAGCGACTTGAAATACAGAAGGAGTATTACAAAAAAACCGATGAGCAGATGTCCAACTGGCGGGGTGGCGTCACCGATGCGCTGCTGAATTACGCCGACCAGGCTTCCGATCTTAGTTCGGTTGCTGCAAGTGCTACCAGCGAAATTCTCAACAATACAACCAGCTCTATTGCCAGCAATATGACCAGCGTTCTGACCGGTGCGCAGACCTTCAAAGAGGGGATGTCCGGCATCTTCACCTCTCTCGGTGAAACAGTGATCCAGACGATGATCCAGATGGCTACACAAGCTCTGGTTACTAAAGCCATTATGGCGTCATTTGGTGGTGGCGGTGGGTTGTTTGGTGGTCTGCTCGGTGGCCTTGGAAGTTCTGCAAGTGGCGCTGGCGCGATGGGTATGAGTACCAGCTTCACGGCATATGCGAATGCTAAAGGCGGCGTGTATGACTCACCGTCGCTGTCGTCATTCAGCAACGGGGTATACAGCACGCCGCAGTATTTTGCGTTTGGCAAAGGTGCGGGAGTATTTGGTGAGGCGGGACCGGAAGCAATTATGCCGCTGACTCGCGGTGCGGATGGCTCCCTTGGCGTTCGTGCGATTGGCCGGCAGTCGGCTGCGGTTGATGCTGCAGCGAAGCAGATTGAATCTCAGCCAAGAATGGCGGTGTCGATTGATGCACGCAGTACGTTCACAGGTAAGCCTGATGACGCGACACTTCTGGCGATCGACAAGCGTAATGAAGTAATGGCTAAACGCATTGTCGACAGTCTGACAGCAGAGGTCATCAAACCTCAGAAAGGTTTCGGCAGGGCCATTTACAGCAATCTTCAGTCCAAAAAACCTAATTAA
- a CDS encoding DUF1833 family protein produces MTILERLYASSGSEVIHDTVQISAGESSYWLTRGWDDVSVTLENGEKATFEGCAVDIALPARNADGTQDLKFAISNIDGVVSSAIDSILDELKSAKLTFRRYISTDLSAPAAAPYTLEIKSGTWTATSVQLTAGYMNVLKTAWPRFRYNLAEHPGLRYM; encoded by the coding sequence ATGACCATACTGGAAAGACTCTATGCCAGCAGCGGCTCTGAAGTCATTCATGACACAGTGCAGATTTCCGCCGGTGAGTCGAGCTACTGGCTTACCCGTGGCTGGGATGATGTCAGTGTCACGCTTGAGAACGGCGAAAAAGCCACGTTTGAAGGTTGTGCTGTGGATATTGCCTTACCTGCGCGTAATGCAGACGGCACGCAGGACCTGAAGTTTGCCATCAGCAATATCGACGGTGTTGTGTCATCCGCGATAGACAGCATTCTGGATGAACTGAAGTCAGCGAAACTGACTTTCCGTCGGTACATCTCAACGGACCTGTCAGCGCCCGCAGCTGCACCCTACACCCTTGAAATAAAATCCGGCACCTGGACGGCGACATCTGTTCAGCTCACCGCCGGTTATATGAACGTGCTCAAAACAGCATGGCCACGCTTCCGGTATAACCTCGCCGAACATCCGGGCCTGCGTTACATGTAA
- a CDS encoding nitrite transporter — translation MFDPDKYRSVTWLKGGRTYPELDCFGIINEIRDDLGLARWPEFSGVTKDCGGLNREAVKLMKSLIRCEPREGAGAACYTGSAVTHVGIVVSVDGQLYVAECNPGMNVTFLPVARFVRRFSRVEFWQ, via the coding sequence ATGTTTGATCCTGATAAATACCGTTCAGTCACCTGGCTAAAGGGCGGCAGAACTTACCCTGAACTTGACTGCTTCGGCATCATCAACGAGATACGCGACGATCTCGGGCTAGCGCGCTGGCCGGAGTTCTCCGGGGTGACAAAGGACTGTGGTGGCTTAAATCGTGAAGCGGTGAAGCTGATGAAATCGCTGATCCGCTGCGAACCCCGCGAAGGAGCTGGCGCGGCATGCTACACCGGTTCGGCGGTCACGCATGTTGGGATAGTCGTCAGCGTCGATGGCCAGCTTTATGTCGCCGAATGTAATCCGGGCATGAATGTCACTTTCCTTCCTGTTGCGCGGTTCGTTCGTCGATTCAGCCGCGTGGAGTTCTGGCAATGA